Proteins from one Athalia rosae chromosome 8, iyAthRosa1.1, whole genome shotgun sequence genomic window:
- the LOC105691037 gene encoding transmembrane channel-like protein isoform X1 — translation MAEKDKIISNPEDRGDDSSLDPSPQRAASSDNDFTHRTRSASHRTKDIPGILRVDSASRSPRYTIAPSFLNPQVVPPSPQPSVDRLSVTFAIAEDPSNGYSQETALRDPKKSQIQFDGEAEMRRVPVAAIVDGDEGGDEDDYSASASAIIQRRASLRKPSRRKRRSSSPFSPDIESGVRRRSSAFTTSSGDTAISIEEGGTQEQIFENLKLHKEVLSGVKQQPWPLRRKIKLVQQAKSYVRRHEGALQERLAQNRSTRDVIARASILVNKNLQYFERELVNLQTWLIPWELRIKEIESHFGSAVASYFIFLRWIFWINLVIAATLAAFVAVPEMLTADATLAGERKTMLPEEKLKSKHLLILWEFEGILKYSPFFYGWYTNQDSRSGYSLPLAYFLANLVVYVYSFVAILRKMAENSRMSKLSEKEDECAFTWKLFTGWDFMIGNPETAHNRIASIVLGFKESLLEEAEKQKVERKSVNIFFSPNFEDYQICERHSSLRSSWQTTFIRTFVNVVVAGLLALSAFAVVQVVSRSMEPEAESNWWRANEITIVMTLISYIFPIFFEILGILENYHPRKQLRFQLARIMVLNLLNLYSLIIALFGKINTMVKELKQLKPNVTEDSAIPGNCRNVPTACPSSVNSMATLASLSLVLLTNITSKNATFGLSPGDTHHVVSRSLADNANFEAIESILRASTSASTTTEEYDWPYDDDYNETLDSDDIYIPGEGIIFYGDDSIAPQTESDNETPYESSTVTNNSGDIDDFNDSTTAYSSTSESSSLSTTSTGSTEEATHGTSTSSSSTETSDHPKTAKDSVSMTTDFGTETTEGSTTTTTTTTTSDVATVKPLANKVIVNCYNQYCDVRRPTSDDRRRRGAALQNVTLDITTRKKLRRLCWETMFGQELAKLTVMDLVLTTISTLGMDFFRAVFVRHMNNFWCWDLEKQFPQYGDFKIAENILHLVNNQGMVWMGMFFSPGLPTLNVIKIGILMYLRSWAVLTCNVPHEIVFRASRSNNFYLALLLTMLFLCVLPVGYAIVWVEPSWHCGPFSEYYRMYRLATESLKDVLPTSFHRILDYIASPGIVIPLIVLMALIIYYMVSLTGSLREANNDLKIQLRQERTEERRKMFRIAEKRHDINEAPFVRWKKILPALPSNKLAGVVIEKAGTAANIMLHRKELRKQSAASEAGEATDVEQDSLPHDPAMGISEVAADVVPKKKKLTKQMNSKNRNSNGSTKEGDSQGSQCSDFGVIPKIRICGTEGQQRAASPGGSSVTSVAAVEPKTSRAEYSGSKLETE, via the exons ATGGCGGAAaaggataaaataatatcgaacCCCGAAGACCGCGGGGACGATTCTTCTCTAGATCCATCCCCGCAAAGAGCCGCATCTTCCGACAACGATTTTACCCACAGGACTCGATCGGCAAGCCATCGTACGAAGGATATCCCAGGGATCCTTCGGGTGGACAGCGCCTCGAGGTCGCCCCGATATACCATCGCTCCCTCTTTTCTGAATCCGCAG GTTGTTCCTCCGTCTCCGCAGCCTTCGGTAGATCGGTTATCGGTAACTTTCGCCATCGCTGAAGATCCTAGTAACGGATATTCGCAGGAGACCGCACTCAGGGACCCTAAAAAATCCCAGATACAGTTCGACGGAGAGGCGGAAATGCGTCGGGTACCAGTGGCAG CGATCGTAGATGGGGATGAAGGCGGCGACGAGGACGACTACTCGGCATCAGCCAGCGCTATTATCCAGCGTCGCGCGTCTCTTCGCAAACCGAGTAGAAGAAAGAGACGATCTTCTTCGCCGTTTAGCCCGGATATCGAAAGCGGAGTTAGGCGAAGATCTTCGGCGTTCACGACGAGCTCCGGGGA CACAGCGATATCCATCGAAGAGGGAGGAACCCAGGAGCAGATCTTCGAGAATCTAAAACTTCACAAGGAAGTTCTGAGCGGTGTGAAACAGCAGCCTTGGCCCCTcaggcgaaaaataaaattggtgCAACAAGCGAAGTCGTACGTCAGACGCCACGAAGGTGCTCTTCAGGAAAGACTAGCGCAAAATCGAAGCACCCGTGACGTTATCGCCCGCGCGTCTATCCTGGTGAACAAG AATCTACAATATTTCGAACGCGAACTGGTCAATCTCCAAACTTGGCTGATACCGTGGGAACTCAGAATAAAAGAGATAGAATCCCACTTCGGGTCAGCGGTTGCTTCCTACTTCATATTTCTCCGATGGATATTTTGGATAAATCTCGTCATCGCCGCGACTCTGGCCGCCTTCGTCGCCGTTCCAGAG ATGCTCACAGCCGACGCGACGCTCGccggtgaaagaaaaaccatGCTACCGGAGGAGAAATTAAAATCCAAGCACCTCCTAATCCTCTGGGAATTCGAGGGCATTCTGAAGTACTCGCCTTTTTTTTATGGCTGGTACACCAACCAGGATTCACGCAGTGGTTACAGTCTACCCTTAGCCTACTTTTTGGCGAACTTGGTCGTCTACGTCTACAGTTTCGTCGCCATACTCCGAAA AATGGCGGAGAACTCGCGCATGAGTAAGCTCTCGGAGAAAGAGGACGAGTGCGCTTTTACGTGGAAACTATTTACCGGCTGGGATTTCATGATAGGAAATCCTGAGACGGCCCATAATCGTATCGCCAGTATAGTGCTCGGGTTCAAAGAGTCGCTGTTGGAGGAAGCGGAGAAACAGAAAGTCGAACGGAAGTCagtcaatatatttttttccccaaatttCGAAGATTATCAAATTTGCGAACGTCACTCGTCTCTCCGTTCCAGCTGGCAAACCACGTTCATAAGAACGTTCGTCAACGTCGTGGTCGCCGGTTTGCTCGCGTTATCCGCATTCGCCGTTGTCCAGGTGGTCTCGCGATCTATGGAACCCGAGGCGGAATCCAACTGGTGGAGGGCGAACGAAATCACGATCGTTATGACGctcatttcatacatttttccaatattcttcgaaattttggGCATACTGGAGAACTATCATCCCAGAAAACAGCTTCGGTTCCAGCTGGCGAG GATAATGGTTCTCAATCTCCTCAACTTGTACTCCCTGATAATCGCGCTATTCGGAAAAATCAACACCATG GTAAAAGAGTTGAAACAATTGAAGCCGAACGTCACGGAGGACTCGGCGATCCCCGGAAATTGTAGAAACGTTCCGACTGCCTGTCCAAGTTCGGTGAACTCGATGGCTACGCTGGCATCTTTGAGTCTCGTTCTTTTAACGAATATCACGTCTAAGAACGCAACGTTTGGTTTATCGCCCGGCGACACGCACCACGTAGTTTCCAGGTCTCTGGCGGACAACGCGAACTTCGAAGCTATCGAATCTATTTTACGAGCCAGTACCAGCGCCTCAACAACAACCGAAGAATACGACTGGccctacgacgacgactacaACGAAACTCTGGACAGCGATGATATCTACATACCTGGCGAAGGGATCATTTTCTACGGAGATGATTCGATCGCACCGCAAACGGAAAGTGATAACGAAACGCCCTACGAATCGAGCACCGTCACGAATAACAGCGGCGATATCGACGATTTCAATGACTCCACAACGGCTTATTCGTCGACATCCGAATCGTCTTCTCTTTCGACGACTTCTACCGGATCTACCGAAGAGGCGACTCACGGTACGAGTACATCGAGTAGCTCAACTGAAACTTCCGACCACCCAAAAACCGCGAAGGATTCCGTTTCGATGACCACCGATTTTGGGACGGAAACCACCGAGggttcgacgacgacgacgacgacgacgacgacgagcgaTGTGGCTACCGTTAAACCTTTGGCGAATAAGGTGATCGTCAATTGCTACAATCAGTACTGCGACGTGAGGAGACCTACTTCCGACGACAGGAGGAGAAGAG gaGCGGCTCTCCAGAACGTCACTTTGGACAttacgacgagaaaaaaactgagacGTTTGTGTTGGGAGACGATGTTCGGTCAAGAACTGGCCAAACTGACGGTCATGGATTTG GTGCTCACGACAATATCAACCCTTgggatggatttttttcgagCCGTTTTCGTACGACACATGAACAACTTCTGGTGTTGGGATCTGGAGAAGCAGTTCCCGCAGTACGGTGATTTCAAGATAGCCGAGAACATCCTCCATCTCGTCAACAATCAGGGGATGGTGTGGATGGGGATGTTTTTCAGTCCGGGACTGCCTACTctgaatgtaataaaaatcggGATTCTGATGTACCTCCGATCCTGGGCTGTCTTGACTTGCAACGTGCCGCACGAAATCGTCTTCAGGGCTTCGAG GTCCAACAACTTCTACCTGGCCCTACTGTTGACCATGCTTTTTCTCTGCGTATTGCCGGTCGGTTACGCGATCGTTTGGGTAGAACCGTCTTGGCACTGCGGTCCGTTTTCGGAATATTACAGGATGTATCGTCTGGCAACCGAAAGCCTGAAGGACGTACTGCCGACCTCTTTTCACAG GATTCTCGACTACATAGCGTCTCCTGGTATCGTTATTCCGCTGATTGTCCTGATGGCTTTGATTATCTACTACATGGTTTCGCTTACGGGTTCTCTCCGAGAAGCGAACAACGATTTGAAG ATCCAGCTTCGCCAGGAGCGTacagaagagagaagaaagatgtTCCGTATCGCTGAAAAGCGTCACGATATTAACGAGGCTCCGTTTgtccggtggaaaaaaatcctcCCAGCTTTACCTTCCAACAAATTAGCCGGGGTCGTTATAGAGAAgg CAGGGACCGCAGCTAACATAATGTTGCACCGAAAAGAATTGAGGAAACAATCGGCAGCTTCAGAAGCTGGAGAAGCTACGGACGTCGAACAAGATTCACTTCCTCACGATCCAGCGATGGGAATTTCGGAAGTCGCGGCGGACGTcgttccgaaaaaaaagaagctgaCCAAGCAGATGAACAGCAA GAACCGCAATTCGAACGGTTCGACGAAGGAAGGAGATTCTCAGGGTTCGCAGTGCAGCGATTTCGGGGTAATTCCAAAGATTCGTATCTGCGGAACCGAAGGTCAACAGCGAGCGGCTAGTCCTGGTGGAAGTTCTGTCACATCCGTCGCGGCTGTCGAGCCCAAAACGTCCAGAGCTGAGTATTCTGGATCAAAACTTGAAACGGAATGA
- the LOC105691037 gene encoding transmembrane channel-like protein isoform X2, protein MAEKDKIISNPEDRGDDSSLDPSPQRAASSDNDFTHRTRSASHRTKDIPGILRVDSASRSPRYTIAPSFLNPQVVPPSPQPSVDRLSVTFAIAEDPSNGYSQETALRDPKKSQIQFDGEAEMRRVPVAAIVDGDEGGDEDDYSASASAIIQRRASLRKPSRRKRRSSSPFSPDIESGVRRRSSAFTTSSGDTAISIEEGGTQEQIFENLKLHKEVLSGVKQQPWPLRRKIKLVQQAKSYVRRHEGALQERLAQNRSTRDVIARASILVNKNLQYFERELVNLQTWLIPWELRIKEIESHFGSAVASYFIFLRWIFWINLVIAATLAAFVAVPEMLTADATLAGERKTMLPEEKLKSKHLLILWEFEGILKYSPFFYGWYTNQDSRSGYSLPLAYFLANLVVYVYSFVAILRKMAENSRMSKLSEKEDECAFTWKLFTGWDFMIGNPETAHNRIASIVLGFKESLLEEAEKQKVERKSVNIFFSPNFEDYQICERHSSLRSSWQTTFIRTFVNVVVAGLLALSAFAVVQVVSRSMEPEAESNWWRANEITIVMTLISYIFPIFFEILGILENYHPRKQLRFQLARIMVLNLLNLYSLIIALFGKINTMVKELKQLKPNVTEDSAIPGNCRNVPTACPSSVNSMATLASLSLVLLTNITSKNATFGLSPGDTHHVVSRSLADNANFEAIESILRASTSASTTTEEYDWPYDDDYNETLDSDDIYIPGEGIIFYGDDSIAPQTESDNETPYESSTVTNNSGDIDDFNDSTTAYSSTSESSSLSTTSTGSTEEATHGTSTSSSSTETSDHPKTAKDSVSMTTDFGTETTEGSTTTTTTTTTSDVATVKPLANKVIVNCYNQYCDVRRPTSDDRRRRGAALQNVTLDITTRKKLRRLCWETMFGQELAKLTVMDLVLTTISTLGMDFFRAVFVRHMNNFWCWDLEKQFPQYGDFKIAENILHLVNNQGMVWMGMFFSPGLPTLNVIKIGILMYLRSWAVLTCNVPHEIVFRASRSNNFYLALLLTMLFLCVLPVGYAIVWVEPSWHCGPFSEYYRMYRLATESLKDVLPTSFHRILDYIASPGIVIPLIVLMALIIYYMVSLTGSLREANNDLKIQLRQERTEERRKMFRIAEKRHDINEAPFVRWKKILPALPSNKLAGVVIEKGTAANIMLHRKELRKQSAASEAGEATDVEQDSLPHDPAMGISEVAADVVPKKKKLTKQMNSKNRNSNGSTKEGDSQGSQCSDFGVIPKIRICGTEGQQRAASPGGSSVTSVAAVEPKTSRAEYSGSKLETE, encoded by the exons ATGGCGGAAaaggataaaataatatcgaacCCCGAAGACCGCGGGGACGATTCTTCTCTAGATCCATCCCCGCAAAGAGCCGCATCTTCCGACAACGATTTTACCCACAGGACTCGATCGGCAAGCCATCGTACGAAGGATATCCCAGGGATCCTTCGGGTGGACAGCGCCTCGAGGTCGCCCCGATATACCATCGCTCCCTCTTTTCTGAATCCGCAG GTTGTTCCTCCGTCTCCGCAGCCTTCGGTAGATCGGTTATCGGTAACTTTCGCCATCGCTGAAGATCCTAGTAACGGATATTCGCAGGAGACCGCACTCAGGGACCCTAAAAAATCCCAGATACAGTTCGACGGAGAGGCGGAAATGCGTCGGGTACCAGTGGCAG CGATCGTAGATGGGGATGAAGGCGGCGACGAGGACGACTACTCGGCATCAGCCAGCGCTATTATCCAGCGTCGCGCGTCTCTTCGCAAACCGAGTAGAAGAAAGAGACGATCTTCTTCGCCGTTTAGCCCGGATATCGAAAGCGGAGTTAGGCGAAGATCTTCGGCGTTCACGACGAGCTCCGGGGA CACAGCGATATCCATCGAAGAGGGAGGAACCCAGGAGCAGATCTTCGAGAATCTAAAACTTCACAAGGAAGTTCTGAGCGGTGTGAAACAGCAGCCTTGGCCCCTcaggcgaaaaataaaattggtgCAACAAGCGAAGTCGTACGTCAGACGCCACGAAGGTGCTCTTCAGGAAAGACTAGCGCAAAATCGAAGCACCCGTGACGTTATCGCCCGCGCGTCTATCCTGGTGAACAAG AATCTACAATATTTCGAACGCGAACTGGTCAATCTCCAAACTTGGCTGATACCGTGGGAACTCAGAATAAAAGAGATAGAATCCCACTTCGGGTCAGCGGTTGCTTCCTACTTCATATTTCTCCGATGGATATTTTGGATAAATCTCGTCATCGCCGCGACTCTGGCCGCCTTCGTCGCCGTTCCAGAG ATGCTCACAGCCGACGCGACGCTCGccggtgaaagaaaaaccatGCTACCGGAGGAGAAATTAAAATCCAAGCACCTCCTAATCCTCTGGGAATTCGAGGGCATTCTGAAGTACTCGCCTTTTTTTTATGGCTGGTACACCAACCAGGATTCACGCAGTGGTTACAGTCTACCCTTAGCCTACTTTTTGGCGAACTTGGTCGTCTACGTCTACAGTTTCGTCGCCATACTCCGAAA AATGGCGGAGAACTCGCGCATGAGTAAGCTCTCGGAGAAAGAGGACGAGTGCGCTTTTACGTGGAAACTATTTACCGGCTGGGATTTCATGATAGGAAATCCTGAGACGGCCCATAATCGTATCGCCAGTATAGTGCTCGGGTTCAAAGAGTCGCTGTTGGAGGAAGCGGAGAAACAGAAAGTCGAACGGAAGTCagtcaatatatttttttccccaaatttCGAAGATTATCAAATTTGCGAACGTCACTCGTCTCTCCGTTCCAGCTGGCAAACCACGTTCATAAGAACGTTCGTCAACGTCGTGGTCGCCGGTTTGCTCGCGTTATCCGCATTCGCCGTTGTCCAGGTGGTCTCGCGATCTATGGAACCCGAGGCGGAATCCAACTGGTGGAGGGCGAACGAAATCACGATCGTTATGACGctcatttcatacatttttccaatattcttcgaaattttggGCATACTGGAGAACTATCATCCCAGAAAACAGCTTCGGTTCCAGCTGGCGAG GATAATGGTTCTCAATCTCCTCAACTTGTACTCCCTGATAATCGCGCTATTCGGAAAAATCAACACCATG GTAAAAGAGTTGAAACAATTGAAGCCGAACGTCACGGAGGACTCGGCGATCCCCGGAAATTGTAGAAACGTTCCGACTGCCTGTCCAAGTTCGGTGAACTCGATGGCTACGCTGGCATCTTTGAGTCTCGTTCTTTTAACGAATATCACGTCTAAGAACGCAACGTTTGGTTTATCGCCCGGCGACACGCACCACGTAGTTTCCAGGTCTCTGGCGGACAACGCGAACTTCGAAGCTATCGAATCTATTTTACGAGCCAGTACCAGCGCCTCAACAACAACCGAAGAATACGACTGGccctacgacgacgactacaACGAAACTCTGGACAGCGATGATATCTACATACCTGGCGAAGGGATCATTTTCTACGGAGATGATTCGATCGCACCGCAAACGGAAAGTGATAACGAAACGCCCTACGAATCGAGCACCGTCACGAATAACAGCGGCGATATCGACGATTTCAATGACTCCACAACGGCTTATTCGTCGACATCCGAATCGTCTTCTCTTTCGACGACTTCTACCGGATCTACCGAAGAGGCGACTCACGGTACGAGTACATCGAGTAGCTCAACTGAAACTTCCGACCACCCAAAAACCGCGAAGGATTCCGTTTCGATGACCACCGATTTTGGGACGGAAACCACCGAGggttcgacgacgacgacgacgacgacgacgacgagcgaTGTGGCTACCGTTAAACCTTTGGCGAATAAGGTGATCGTCAATTGCTACAATCAGTACTGCGACGTGAGGAGACCTACTTCCGACGACAGGAGGAGAAGAG gaGCGGCTCTCCAGAACGTCACTTTGGACAttacgacgagaaaaaaactgagacGTTTGTGTTGGGAGACGATGTTCGGTCAAGAACTGGCCAAACTGACGGTCATGGATTTG GTGCTCACGACAATATCAACCCTTgggatggatttttttcgagCCGTTTTCGTACGACACATGAACAACTTCTGGTGTTGGGATCTGGAGAAGCAGTTCCCGCAGTACGGTGATTTCAAGATAGCCGAGAACATCCTCCATCTCGTCAACAATCAGGGGATGGTGTGGATGGGGATGTTTTTCAGTCCGGGACTGCCTACTctgaatgtaataaaaatcggGATTCTGATGTACCTCCGATCCTGGGCTGTCTTGACTTGCAACGTGCCGCACGAAATCGTCTTCAGGGCTTCGAG GTCCAACAACTTCTACCTGGCCCTACTGTTGACCATGCTTTTTCTCTGCGTATTGCCGGTCGGTTACGCGATCGTTTGGGTAGAACCGTCTTGGCACTGCGGTCCGTTTTCGGAATATTACAGGATGTATCGTCTGGCAACCGAAAGCCTGAAGGACGTACTGCCGACCTCTTTTCACAG GATTCTCGACTACATAGCGTCTCCTGGTATCGTTATTCCGCTGATTGTCCTGATGGCTTTGATTATCTACTACATGGTTTCGCTTACGGGTTCTCTCCGAGAAGCGAACAACGATTTGAAG ATCCAGCTTCGCCAGGAGCGTacagaagagagaagaaagatgtTCCGTATCGCTGAAAAGCGTCACGATATTAACGAGGCTCCGTTTgtccggtggaaaaaaatcctcCCAGCTTTACCTTCCAACAAATTAGCCGGGGTCGTTATAGAGAAgg GGACCGCAGCTAACATAATGTTGCACCGAAAAGAATTGAGGAAACAATCGGCAGCTTCAGAAGCTGGAGAAGCTACGGACGTCGAACAAGATTCACTTCCTCACGATCCAGCGATGGGAATTTCGGAAGTCGCGGCGGACGTcgttccgaaaaaaaagaagctgaCCAAGCAGATGAACAGCAA GAACCGCAATTCGAACGGTTCGACGAAGGAAGGAGATTCTCAGGGTTCGCAGTGCAGCGATTTCGGGGTAATTCCAAAGATTCGTATCTGCGGAACCGAAGGTCAACAGCGAGCGGCTAGTCCTGGTGGAAGTTCTGTCACATCCGTCGCGGCTGTCGAGCCCAAAACGTCCAGAGCTGAGTATTCTGGATCAAAACTTGAAACGGAATGA